The following are encoded in a window of Arthrobacter sp. OAP107 genomic DNA:
- a CDS encoding beta-ketoacyl-ACP reductase, whose translation MSEAATKARSVLITGGNRGIGLAIAEAFLANGDKVAVTYRSESKLPEGVLGVKADVTDEASIDAAFTEVEAAHGPVEVLVANAGITKDTLLLRMSEDDFTSVIDTNLTGAFRVIKRASKGMIRLRRGRVVLISSVSGLYGAPGQINYSASKAGLVGMARSLTRELGSRGITANVVAPGFINTDMTAELPEATQKDYLSGIPAGRFAEASEVANVVRWISSDEAAYISGAVIPVDGGLGMGH comes from the coding sequence ATGTCTGAAGCAGCAACCAAGGCCCGCAGCGTCCTCATCACCGGCGGAAACCGCGGCATCGGCCTGGCCATCGCGGAGGCATTCCTGGCCAACGGCGACAAGGTGGCAGTGACCTACCGCAGCGAATCGAAGCTGCCGGAGGGCGTCCTGGGCGTCAAGGCCGACGTGACCGACGAGGCCTCTATTGACGCTGCGTTCACCGAGGTTGAGGCCGCCCACGGCCCGGTCGAGGTACTGGTGGCCAACGCCGGCATCACAAAAGACACCCTGCTGCTGCGCATGAGCGAGGACGACTTCACCTCCGTCATCGACACCAACCTGACGGGCGCGTTCCGCGTCATCAAGCGAGCCTCCAAGGGCATGATCCGCCTGCGCCGGGGCCGCGTGGTGCTCATCTCCTCCGTTTCGGGCCTGTACGGCGCGCCGGGCCAGATCAACTACTCCGCCTCCAAGGCCGGGCTCGTGGGCATGGCCCGCTCCCTGACCCGCGAGCTCGGATCGCGCGGGATCACGGCGAATGTGGTGGCTCCCGGGTTCATCAACACGGACATGACGGCCGAACTGCCGGAGGCAACCCAGAAGGATTACCTGTCCGGCATCCCCGCCGGCCGCTTCGCCGAAGCCTCCGAGGTGGCCAATGTGGTGCGCTGGATCTCCAGCGACGAGGCTGCCTACATTTCCGGCGCCGTTATTCCGGTCGACGGCGGCCTGGGCATGGGGCACTAG
- a CDS encoding phosphatase PAP2 family protein — MLFALIARLRPAPLLRASQQVLFCWAGALLVAGDAVFWVMFAAVQSDSGLAALDGPVHSLMVDSRNPAATVLLAALTTVTAPETLSVIGAVFALAWALWKRELWRPAVLMGAMVLAVVLTTLIKQFVARSRPPASDFLLGPDDALSFPSGHTVGIGVFTVVLAYLVLSRSGTRTTAVLWFSAAFAVTALVGLSRLYLGYHWLTDVVASFGVALVVAAVAVFTDAARHGTAWDGTARNGTAKNRSAARTRRAPSSLRVSDPSAPDAQA; from the coding sequence ATGCTCTTTGCCCTGATTGCCCGCCTGCGCCCGGCGCCCTTGCTGAGAGCCTCGCAGCAGGTCCTGTTCTGCTGGGCCGGGGCCCTCCTGGTGGCCGGCGATGCAGTTTTCTGGGTCATGTTCGCTGCCGTCCAGTCGGATTCGGGGCTGGCCGCCCTGGATGGTCCCGTGCACAGCCTGATGGTGGATTCCCGGAACCCTGCGGCCACCGTGCTCCTGGCGGCCCTGACCACAGTGACAGCGCCGGAAACGCTAAGCGTCATCGGCGCGGTGTTTGCCCTGGCCTGGGCGCTGTGGAAGCGGGAGCTGTGGCGCCCGGCTGTGCTGATGGGTGCCATGGTGCTGGCCGTTGTGCTGACAACCCTCATCAAGCAATTCGTCGCCCGGTCGCGCCCTCCCGCCTCCGATTTCCTGCTCGGACCGGACGACGCCCTGTCCTTCCCCTCGGGCCACACCGTAGGCATAGGCGTGTTCACGGTTGTGCTCGCCTACCTCGTCCTGTCAAGGTCAGGGACACGTACGACGGCGGTACTTTGGTTCTCCGCGGCTTTTGCAGTCACGGCGCTGGTTGGCTTAAGCCGGCTGTATTTGGGCTATCACTGGCTCACCGACGTCGTGGCTTCCTTTGGGGTGGCTCTGGTGGTAGCGGCGGTGGCGGTGTTCACCGACGCAGCCCGGCACGGCACTGCCTGGGACGGTACTGCCCGGAACGGCACGGCGAAGAATCGTTCCGCAGCGCGCACCCGCCGGGCACCAAGCAGTCTGCGGGTTTCTGATCCGTCAGCTCCGGACGCGCAGGCGTAG
- a CDS encoding DUF3099 domain-containing protein: protein MERDETVVIPEPQPGQQTPGKRDAAAGHPEVISITDAAAAHSEDMRERMIKYALAMGIRMVCLILIFVVDGWLKLVAVAGAVFLPWIAVVIANGSDKAEIHSDALLDYTPYAELGVAEESGTAESADSSDEPTVLQGELIADDEEDDDGRGQKAS from the coding sequence TTGGAGCGTGATGAGACAGTCGTGATACCTGAACCCCAACCCGGACAGCAGACGCCCGGGAAGCGTGACGCAGCCGCCGGCCATCCGGAAGTAATCAGCATCACGGACGCCGCCGCAGCGCATTCCGAAGATATGCGGGAGCGCATGATCAAGTACGCCCTCGCCATGGGTATCCGCATGGTGTGCCTGATTCTGATCTTCGTGGTGGACGGCTGGTTGAAGCTGGTCGCTGTGGCGGGCGCGGTATTTCTTCCGTGGATCGCCGTGGTGATCGCCAACGGTTCGGACAAGGCGGAGATCCACAGTGACGCGCTGCTCGATTACACGCCGTACGCTGAGCTGGGCGTGGCCGAGGAATCCGGGACAGCGGAAAGCGCCGACAGTTCCGATGAACCGACGGTGCTCCAAGGCGAACTCATTGCTGATGACGAAGAAGACGACGACGGCCGGGGACAGAAAGCTTCATGA
- a CDS encoding YbaK/EbsC family protein, which produces MLADPVANVRRALTAAGACDTVTVLPGAVPTAAAAAEALGCDVAAITNSLVFEVDGTPLLILASGAAKVDVRLVASQLGTGRIRRAAPDFVLHHTGQEVGGVAPVGHPAKIRTLLDASLQEHSTLWAGAGDHHSMFSISYGELQRITDAHALRVR; this is translated from the coding sequence ATGCTTGCCGACCCGGTAGCCAACGTGCGCCGTGCCCTCACAGCAGCAGGCGCCTGCGACACCGTCACGGTTCTGCCCGGTGCAGTTCCGACGGCGGCCGCCGCTGCTGAGGCGCTCGGCTGCGACGTCGCGGCCATCACCAACAGCCTGGTGTTTGAAGTGGACGGCACTCCCCTGCTGATTCTTGCCAGCGGCGCCGCGAAAGTGGACGTCCGGCTGGTCGCCTCCCAGCTGGGCACCGGGCGGATCCGCCGCGCGGCACCGGACTTCGTCCTGCACCACACCGGCCAGGAAGTGGGCGGGGTTGCACCGGTGGGGCATCCGGCAAAGATCCGCACCCTGCTGGATGCCTCTCTCCAGGAGCACTCAACGCTGTGGGCCGGAGCCGGCGACCACCACTCCATGTTTTCGATCAGCTACGGCGAGCTGCAGCGCATCACTGACGCCCACGCGCTTCGGGTGCGCTGA
- a CDS encoding VOC family protein produces the protein MAEDAGVQKRTYPAGVPCWVDSQQPDVAAAREFYGGLLGWEFDGGTAPPGDTGSYAIARLGGQETAAITDLDAGPHGVPAWNTYIAVDDAEAAVRHLLSAGATLKSAPADTGVGGVRASLADPEGAEFRIWQPGERPGAQAVNLPGGWNFSDLHAADTEAAADFYARAFAWEFDRLDFGIMIRRPGYGDHLEATVDPGIRARQSGDLVPGGFADAVGWLAPVAPGERPHWHVTFTVADRDRAVQEAERLGGHVLGQDDTMWTRTALVRDPGGAVFTASQFTPPSGF, from the coding sequence ATGGCAGAGGATGCGGGAGTACAGAAGCGGACCTATCCGGCCGGCGTGCCGTGTTGGGTGGACAGCCAGCAGCCCGACGTGGCAGCGGCCCGTGAGTTCTACGGGGGACTGCTCGGGTGGGAGTTCGACGGCGGTACGGCACCTCCCGGGGACACCGGCAGTTATGCGATTGCCCGGCTGGGTGGCCAGGAGACGGCCGCCATCACGGACTTGGACGCAGGTCCCCACGGCGTACCGGCCTGGAACACGTACATCGCGGTTGACGATGCAGAGGCGGCGGTGCGTCACCTGCTGTCGGCCGGGGCCACCCTGAAGTCAGCTCCTGCCGATACCGGCGTGGGCGGCGTGCGGGCTTCGCTGGCCGACCCCGAAGGTGCGGAGTTCCGTATCTGGCAGCCGGGGGAGCGGCCGGGCGCCCAGGCGGTCAACCTGCCGGGTGGCTGGAACTTCAGCGACCTCCATGCTGCGGACACGGAGGCCGCCGCGGACTTCTACGCCAGGGCTTTCGCTTGGGAGTTCGACCGTCTCGACTTCGGCATCATGATCCGCCGCCCCGGCTACGGCGACCACTTGGAAGCCACCGTCGACCCCGGGATCCGGGCCCGGCAGTCCGGGGACCTGGTTCCGGGCGGCTTCGCCGACGCCGTTGGCTGGCTCGCTCCGGTGGCCCCAGGCGAGCGGCCGCACTGGCATGTCACCTTCACCGTGGCTGACAGGGACCGGGCGGTGCAGGAGGCCGAGCGCCTTGGCGGTCACGTCCTTGGCCAGGATGACACCATGTGGACCCGGACCGCCCTGGTCCGCGATCCCGGCGGTGCCGTGTTCACCGCAAGCCAGTTCACGCCGCCGTCGGGCTTCTAG
- the serB gene encoding phosphoserine phosphatase SerB, whose amino-acid sequence MTSNVTAVSYGLKLSPSEPEILRSLLADSGATFGEASSAGDARFEVCTVDFSVPSGSAADIAGLRHAIAAAKEDAERTGVDTAIVPAELRNAERKLLIMDVDSTLIQQEVVELLAAYAGKRDEVTAVTEAAMRGELDFAQSLHARVAVLAGLPAAVVDSVIAEVKLSEGAAELVAAFKAAGHAVAVVSGGFNQILRPIAEELGMDYWIANELEIVDGALTGKVLGAVIDRAAKEKYLRDWSAAEGIALEHTIAVGDGANDLDMLGAAGIGVAFNGKPAVRAVADAAINMPYLDAVRHIAGV is encoded by the coding sequence ATGACTTCGAACGTGACTGCGGTCAGCTATGGCCTGAAACTCTCCCCCTCGGAACCGGAAATCCTGCGGTCCCTGCTGGCGGATTCCGGCGCCACCTTCGGGGAAGCCTCCAGCGCCGGTGACGCACGCTTCGAAGTCTGCACAGTGGACTTTTCCGTACCCTCTGGCTCCGCTGCGGACATTGCCGGACTGCGGCACGCGATCGCCGCCGCGAAGGAGGACGCGGAGCGGACCGGCGTGGACACCGCCATCGTTCCGGCCGAACTTCGGAACGCGGAACGCAAGCTGCTCATCATGGACGTTGACTCCACCCTGATCCAGCAGGAGGTCGTCGAACTCCTTGCCGCGTATGCCGGAAAGCGGGACGAAGTCACAGCCGTCACAGAAGCTGCCATGCGCGGTGAGCTCGACTTCGCGCAAAGCCTGCACGCCCGCGTGGCTGTCCTGGCGGGGCTGCCGGCCGCCGTCGTCGACTCGGTCATCGCGGAAGTGAAGCTGAGCGAGGGTGCCGCCGAACTGGTGGCCGCGTTTAAGGCCGCAGGCCATGCCGTGGCGGTGGTGTCCGGCGGCTTCAACCAGATCCTGCGCCCCATCGCGGAGGAACTCGGCATGGACTACTGGATCGCCAACGAGCTTGAGATCGTGGACGGGGCCCTGACCGGCAAGGTCCTCGGCGCCGTGATCGACCGCGCCGCCAAGGAAAAATACCTCCGCGATTGGTCGGCCGCCGAGGGCATTGCACTGGAGCACACCATCGCAGTCGGTGACGGCGCCAACGACCTTGACATGCTCGGCGCCGCGGGCATCGGCGTGGCCTTCAATGGCAAGCCCGCGGTCCGCGCCGTGGCTGACGCCGCCATCAACATGCCGTACCTCGACGCTGTGCGGCACATCGCCGGCGTCTGA
- a CDS encoding SURF1 family protein, whose protein sequence is MYRFLFSSKWLGYLLLAAVFATGCVFLGRWQMDRRAETLAEIQRVTSNYSATPITFAQAREEFNQLDPSKEWTQVKLQGTYDVAGQRIVRNRPLNGQPGYEVVVPFKLVSGETVVIDRGWLPIGNKTPGRPDSIPAPPSGKITAVVRLKHGEPTLQRGAPEGQLASIDLPTYASELGYPLLTGAYGQLASETPPVADMPQPFPMPSVDEGTHLSYSLQWFAFGILMFVGFGYAARQQARNAVMDAEDAEALDGGPALTAAGARRRPPEPRKRKRPTAEEEEDAILDAQGY, encoded by the coding sequence ATGTACAGGTTCCTGTTTTCCAGCAAGTGGCTGGGCTACCTCCTGCTGGCTGCGGTCTTCGCCACAGGCTGCGTGTTCCTGGGTCGCTGGCAGATGGACCGCCGGGCAGAGACGCTGGCGGAAATCCAGCGCGTCACGTCCAACTACTCCGCCACTCCCATCACGTTTGCCCAGGCCCGGGAAGAGTTCAACCAGTTGGACCCTTCGAAGGAATGGACCCAGGTTAAGCTGCAGGGCACCTACGACGTCGCCGGGCAGCGGATCGTGCGCAACCGGCCCCTCAACGGGCAGCCTGGCTATGAAGTGGTGGTGCCGTTCAAGCTCGTGTCCGGCGAGACCGTGGTGATTGACCGCGGCTGGCTGCCGATCGGTAACAAGACCCCCGGCCGGCCGGACTCGATCCCGGCCCCTCCGTCCGGAAAGATCACGGCCGTGGTGCGCCTCAAGCACGGCGAACCGACGCTGCAGCGCGGCGCGCCGGAAGGCCAGCTGGCCTCCATTGACCTACCCACCTACGCCTCTGAGCTCGGCTACCCGCTGCTGACCGGAGCCTACGGGCAGCTCGCCTCGGAGACACCGCCGGTAGCGGACATGCCGCAGCCGTTCCCCATGCCCTCGGTGGACGAGGGGACGCACCTGTCCTACTCGCTGCAGTGGTTCGCCTTCGGCATCCTCATGTTCGTGGGCTTCGGGTACGCGGCCCGGCAGCAGGCGCGCAACGCCGTCATGGATGCCGAGGACGCGGAAGCGTTGGACGGCGGGCCTGCGCTCACCGCCGCGGGAGCCCGCCGTCGTCCGCCGGAACCCCGGAAGCGCAAGCGGCCGACGGCGGAAGAAGAGGAAGACGCGATCCTGGATGCCCAGGGCTACTGA
- a CDS encoding SDR family oxidoreductase, with protein sequence MGQLDNKTAIVTGSSRGIGAEVAKILAGEGAAVVVNYRQKAPRANKVVAGIEAEGGRAVAVGADLTTLEGVQALASAAMENFGSLDVLVLNASGGMESGMEEGYALKLNRDAQVNMLNAAVPLMKEGSRVVFVTSHQAHFINSVATMPEYEPVARSKRAGEDALRELLPNLADKGISLVVVSGDMIEGTVTATLLDRSNPGAIEARRAEAGKLYSVEEFAAVVASMATADVESGHTEYAGGADYFGKNAG encoded by the coding sequence ATGGGACAGCTGGACAACAAGACAGCCATCGTCACCGGTTCTTCGCGCGGCATCGGCGCCGAAGTTGCCAAGATCCTCGCGGGCGAGGGTGCCGCCGTCGTCGTTAACTATCGCCAGAAGGCGCCGCGCGCCAACAAAGTGGTGGCCGGGATCGAGGCCGAGGGCGGCCGCGCCGTCGCCGTCGGCGCGGACCTGACCACACTTGAAGGCGTGCAGGCGCTGGCCAGCGCCGCCATGGAAAACTTCGGCTCGCTCGACGTGCTGGTCCTCAATGCCTCGGGCGGCATGGAATCCGGCATGGAGGAGGGCTACGCCCTCAAGCTCAACCGCGACGCCCAGGTCAACATGCTCAACGCCGCCGTGCCGCTCATGAAGGAAGGCTCCCGCGTGGTCTTCGTGACCAGCCACCAGGCCCACTTCATCAACTCGGTCGCCACCATGCCCGAGTACGAGCCCGTGGCCCGCAGCAAGCGTGCCGGCGAGGACGCCCTGCGCGAACTGCTGCCGAACCTGGCGGACAAGGGCATCTCCCTGGTAGTCGTATCCGGAGACATGATCGAAGGCACCGTCACCGCCACGCTGCTGGACCGTTCAAACCCGGGCGCCATCGAGGCCCGCCGTGCCGAGGCCGGCAAGCTCTACTCCGTGGAGGAGTTCGCCGCTGTGGTTGCCAGCATGGCCACCGCCGACGTCGAGTCCGGCCACACGGAATACGCCGGCGGCGCGGACTACTTCGGCAAGAACGCCGGCTAG